ACCCTAACACTTGGCAATTTAAAGGGCCGCGTCACTTATTATGGCGTGGCGCCTGTGGTGGCGTATGGGCAGAAGGCCCGCATCTTTATAAAAAAGATGGTAAATATTATTTATTAGTTGCAGAAGGCGGCACCAGCTTTAATCACGCCGTTGTAGTTGCCGCGAGCGATAAAATAACTGGTCCTTATCAATCTAATGCCCGCAATCCAATATTTACAACGCGTCATTTGTCATACAACAACTGGGTTCACAGCACTGGCCATGCCGATATGGTTGAGCTTGCCGATGGACGCTGGTACATGGTGATGTTGGGGAAACGCGGTGATATCGGTCGCGAATCTAATATGGGCCGAGAAACTCACTTAGTCCATATGACTTGGGAACGCGAGCCTTTTTGGTGGCAACAAGAAAAAACACTATGGCCAGTAGTCGCGCCAGAAACAGGTCGAGTCTTGCGTCAAACACCAGTGCCCTTTGCAGGTACTAAACAGTACCGAAAGCTATCATTTATCGATAATTTTGATCGTGAACAATTAAATTTAGCGTGGAATTTCCGCCGCGTGCCACACGCCAATACCTATTCGCTAACAGCGAAACCGGGACACTTACGATTATTTACTCACAAAAATACTATCGGTAAACGCGCTCGTGCCAGCTTGATGGGTGTGCGACAAACCGCAAGCGATTTTAACTACCGTGCGAAAATGCAATTTAACCCCAAGAGCAAACGTAGCGAAGCTGGAGTAATGCTATTTCAAAAGGACAACAACTACATCAGTTTCACGTTACAGGCGACTAAAAATGGCGTTGAGGTCAAAGCCGTTCATTCAGCAGTCGGTGATAATGAATCTATAGTATTAGCGGTAAATACACTAGGTAAACAAGAGATTAAGCGAGAAGTTAATAGCATCATGTTTAACATTGAATCGCGAGATGACAAATACTTTCTATCTTATTCAATTAACGATGATGGTGTATTTACAACGCATGCTACTACGCCTGCCAATGGCGTGATTAGCCGTAAATATACAGGAGCCTACCTCGGCTTATACGCCACAAGTAATGGTCAGGTGAATAACGATTTTGCCGATTTTGACTGGGTGAATTATCAAGGATTTGAGAGACATTAACATGATGAAAAAAACACTGTTAACCCTCAGTATTAGCGCATTACTGTTTGGCTGTGACTCTGAAAATACTGAGGCTGCTTTAGTATCAAAAACCAATACAGCAACAGAGCAAACAAGGTTACTGCATGTACCATCGCCGCAATGGCAAGATCAAATCATCTATTTCACGATGACAGATCGTTTTGCCGATGGCGATACAAGCAATAACGATCAAGGACTTGGTGAATATGATCCGACTCGTGAAAGTCACTACAGTGGCGGCGATATTAAAGGATTAATCAATAACCTAGATTACATCAAAAACTTAGGGGCAACCGCATTGTGGACCACCCCACTCGTCGCCAATCAATGGTGGTCTGCGGCAGGAAATTACGGTGGTTATCACGGTTACTGGGCAACTGATTTTAGCGCGGTAGACGCTCATGTCGGTACACTTGACGATTATCAAGAATTATCACATCAATTACACACTAATGGCATGTATTTGATTCAAGATATAGTGGTTAATCACACGGGTAATTTCTTTAATTATAAGGGTGGGCAAGCGGGTTACGACTCAGCAGATACCGCTAAGAATTTTACCTTGTTAGTGCCGCAAGACGCGCCGCAACCAGCGCCAGTTCAAGCTCCTTTTGATCTCATTGACCGAAACAACCCCGAACACGTTGCAGCGGATATTTATAACTGGACGCCATCCATCACCGATTTTAACAATCAATCGCAGCAATATACCTATCAATTGGCTTCTTTAGCAGACATCAATACACGTAATCCCGTTGTGATTAATAACTTTAAAAAAATCTATGGCGATTGGATCAAAAACGTAGGCGTTGACGCATTTAGAATCGATACAGTGCGTTATGTTGAACATGAGTTCTTTAATCGATTCATGCATGATAGCGATGGTATTCACGCCGCAGCTAAAAGTACTGGTCGCGACCACTTTTTAGCCTTTGGTGAAGTCTTTGAGACATCAGAGCCTTATGAAAACAAAGCAGAACAAAGCATTACAAGCTATTTAGATAGCAGTGGCTTACCCCAGCTAAATTCTGTTATTTCATTTCCATTGCATCACGATTTGAAAACAGTATTCGCCCAAGGTTTTCCAACGGCTCACCTTGCTTATCGCATCGAACAACACATGAAGGTTTACGACAATCCATATGTCGTTCCAACTTTTATTGATAACCACGATATGGGGCGCTTCTTAGCCACAGGGGATCTCGCTGGCTTCAAACAAGCGCTAGCAACAATTCTAACCATTCCCGGCATTCCGACTATTTATCAAGGCTCGGCGCAAGCAATGACGGAATCTCGACAAGCCATGTTTAAAGGCGGCTTCATGGCACAGCGCGATTATTTTAATCAAGACAGTGAGATGTTTAAGTTTATTGCGCGTCTCGCCAAACTAAGAACCAGTGATAACTTATTTACTCGCGGTGATTTAAAGATTATTACTGCCAACAAAAATGGCTCAGGCGCATTGGCTTATACCCGCAGCTATCAAGGCCGAACAGTGTTAGTGATGTTTAACACCTCTCGCAATCCAATTTTGCTCGACAGTATCAAAGTAAGTGATCAGGCAGAGAAACTGCGCTCATTATTTGGCGAATTTGCATCGATGCAAACAAACCAACAAGGATTGCTAACAACGCAATTGCCGGGACGGGCAATTATTATTGCTGAACTAGACACTATCGATAATCAATCGTCTAAACCACTGAATAGTATCGCCATTAGTCCACAACATTTTAATAAAACGGTCTCTAAAAATGTGCAACTTACCGGTAATTCTACTTTTATCAACAGTCAGTTACATATTGTTAAAAACACTCGTTTAGATAACGTGGTTACTGTTAATACCGATGCTAATGGACGTTGGCAATATGAATACCCTGTGGTCAATTTGGGACAAGAATTAGTTTCTCTAGTGGCCTATCACCCAGCGACACAAACAACGAGTAATAGCATTAACTTCACCACTGAAGTCACCGATGTAGATTATCGACAACACCTCGATGATCCCGCTAACGACGATACGGGTCTCACCGGAAAACTAACCGCGCCACAACACGATCAAAGTAAGGGACAACAAGATATTACAGCGATTGACGCTGTTATTGGTGGCGATGTTTTATCACTCACTTTAACCATGAAAGAGCTCACCTATGATTGGTTGCCCGCCAATGGTTTTGACAATGTTGCCTTTAGTATCTTTATCGATCTTGGCAAAAATCAGGGCCAACAAACTTTGCCAATGATCAATGCCCAAATGCCACACAATTGGCAATGGGACTTAGGGCATGTTGTGTACGGTTGGGGCAATACAACATTCTCACCTGTTAATAGCAATGCTGAAAATCAAGGTGACAAATTTGGCATCGCGCCACAAGTTGTTGTAGATAAGGAAGCGAAAACGATTAAGTTTATCTACCGCGGCTCAGACTTCGACGTAAGCTCATGGAAAAACGCTAAACTTTATATCACCACTTGGGATATCACAGGTGAAGGCGCCTACCGTCAGCTACAACCAACACCTAGTCCATGGAATTTTGGCGGAGGCCCTGACAACGGCGCCAAAATACTCGATAGTGCAGAGCTTGAGCTCGTCGATTAGCACTCACTTGCGGACGAATACTCCTCGTCCGCATAATTTTTTCACCTCAGCCTTTTGCCTCACCCTCATTTACTCTAAACTGGCTAGCATTATTGCCACTATTTAATGTAAACCATGTCATCTTTTGAGTTGTTCGACAGCAAAACCTTGCGCCAACATATGCGTCAGCAGCGACGTGCTTTAACCACTGTCCAGCAAGAAACAGCGGCAAATGAACTGGCAAAACAGCTTATGCAGCATCAACCAAAGCAGTGTCAACGAGTTGCACTCTATCTTGCCAATGACGGTGAGATAGATCCAACGCCATTTATTCACGGATGCTGGCAACAAGATATTGCCGTTTATCTGCCGGTGCTTCACCCGTTTAGTCGAGGAAATTTGCTGTTTCTTCATTATGAAACAACCACGCCAATGATCCTCAATAAATACGGAATCAACGAACCTGTGCTAGATGTAACC
This DNA window, taken from Psychrobium sp. MM17-31, encodes the following:
- a CDS encoding glycoside hydrolase family 43 protein; translation: MAVTLTATTQVSAFDSQQAKTTDAVSHFTNPILPGGYPDPSICRDGEDFYIVNSTFEYFPALPIHHSKDLVNWQLIGHGLHRPEQASGAVNLVDVQSDGGIHAPTIRCHQGKFYIITTNVYQAPNSQQTDFVNFIITADNPAGPWSQPVVIKDAPGIDPDIFFDEDGRVWYLGTHSPEKPNFPGEGEIYLQELDPNTWQFKGPRHLLWRGACGGVWAEGPHLYKKDGKYYLLVAEGGTSFNHAVVVAASDKITGPYQSNARNPIFTTRHLSYNNWVHSTGHADMVELADGRWYMVMLGKRGDIGRESNMGRETHLVHMTWEREPFWWQQEKTLWPVVAPETGRVLRQTPVPFAGTKQYRKLSFIDNFDREQLNLAWNFRRVPHANTYSLTAKPGHLRLFTHKNTIGKRARASLMGVRQTASDFNYRAKMQFNPKSKRSEAGVMLFQKDNNYISFTLQATKNGVEVKAVHSAVGDNESIVLAVNTLGKQEIKREVNSIMFNIESRDDKYFLSYSINDDGVFTTHATTPANGVISRKYTGAYLGLYATSNGQVNNDFADFDWVNYQGFERH
- a CDS encoding alpha-amylase family glycosyl hydrolase translates to MMKKTLLTLSISALLFGCDSENTEAALVSKTNTATEQTRLLHVPSPQWQDQIIYFTMTDRFADGDTSNNDQGLGEYDPTRESHYSGGDIKGLINNLDYIKNLGATALWTTPLVANQWWSAAGNYGGYHGYWATDFSAVDAHVGTLDDYQELSHQLHTNGMYLIQDIVVNHTGNFFNYKGGQAGYDSADTAKNFTLLVPQDAPQPAPVQAPFDLIDRNNPEHVAADIYNWTPSITDFNNQSQQYTYQLASLADINTRNPVVINNFKKIYGDWIKNVGVDAFRIDTVRYVEHEFFNRFMHDSDGIHAAAKSTGRDHFLAFGEVFETSEPYENKAEQSITSYLDSSGLPQLNSVISFPLHHDLKTVFAQGFPTAHLAYRIEQHMKVYDNPYVVPTFIDNHDMGRFLATGDLAGFKQALATILTIPGIPTIYQGSAQAMTESRQAMFKGGFMAQRDYFNQDSEMFKFIARLAKLRTSDNLFTRGDLKIITANKNGSGALAYTRSYQGRTVLVMFNTSRNPILLDSIKVSDQAEKLRSLFGEFASMQTNQQGLLTTQLPGRAIIIAELDTIDNQSSKPLNSIAISPQHFNKTVSKNVQLTGNSTFINSQLHIVKNTRLDNVVTVNTDANGRWQYEYPVVNLGQELVSLVAYHPATQTTSNSINFTTEVTDVDYRQHLDDPANDDTGLTGKLTAPQHDQSKGQQDITAIDAVIGGDVLSLTLTMKELTYDWLPANGFDNVAFSIFIDLGKNQGQQTLPMINAQMPHNWQWDLGHVVYGWGNTTFSPVNSNAENQGDKFGIAPQVVVDKEAKTIKFIYRGSDFDVSSWKNAKLYITTWDITGEGAYRQLQPTPSPWNFGGGPDNGAKILDSAELELVD
- a CDS encoding 5-formyltetrahydrofolate cyclo-ligase — encoded protein: MSSFELFDSKTLRQHMRQQRRALTTVQQETAANELAKQLMQHQPKQCQRVALYLANDGEIDPTPFIHGCWQQDIAVYLPVLHPFSRGNLLFLHYETTTPMILNKYGINEPVLDVTKVLPARALDVIYTPLVAFDSHGNRMGMGGGYYDRTLAANPHIATIGIAHDCQQVDKLQVQPWDMPLQKIITPTQVITPLNSAKREV